One window from the genome of Actinomycetota bacterium encodes:
- a CDS encoding folylpolyglutamate synthase/dihydrofolate synthase family protein: MSIDFDQALSYLNSFGYNEINPGLERIEALLFELGSPHRGYDAIQVTGTNGKTSTSRILSLLLSAHGLKTGLFTSPHLISPTERYEISGEEIDKETFHKAVFYLKPYVERLNERIYPDSLSYFELSTALAFLIFKEAEVDLAVLEVGMGGRWDATSVCRPKVSVITNVALDHTDRLGDTVAEIAFEKAHIIKEGSLALVGDLCPQARPVIEERTRKEGSKLKALGEDFFLVATASAFSVKGLYGNYEDLKTSLLGEHQMKNAALALVAAEATLNRALDIELTKRVLKDARSPGRLEIVSVNPTIIFDGAHNPAGAKELVKSLKSGFKYDKLEFILAILDDKDVEGILSELALLDASFILTKNNNQRSAQPERLARSLRKREVLFAQDVESAIEMALARSASSDVICVTGSLSTVAEAKAAIRKGGSFGKQSRSFDQG, translated from the coding sequence ATGTCAATCGACTTCGACCAAGCCTTAAGTTACCTAAATTCATTCGGATATAATGAGATAAATCCAGGCCTCGAAAGGATCGAAGCTCTCCTTTTTGAACTGGGCTCTCCCCATAGAGGATATGACGCGATCCAAGTTACCGGCACCAACGGCAAGACCTCGACCTCGAGAATACTCTCTCTCCTTCTTTCGGCCCACGGCTTGAAGACCGGTCTTTTCACCTCACCCCATCTGATATCTCCGACCGAAAGATATGAGATATCGGGCGAAGAGATCGATAAGGAGACCTTCCATAAAGCCGTCTTTTACTTAAAGCCCTACGTCGAGAGGCTGAACGAACGGATTTACCCGGATTCTTTGAGCTACTTTGAGCTCTCAACGGCGCTCGCCTTTCTAATCTTCAAAGAGGCCGAGGTCGATCTGGCCGTCCTTGAGGTCGGAATGGGCGGCCGCTGGGATGCGACCAGCGTTTGTCGACCCAAAGTCTCGGTCATCACCAATGTGGCCCTCGATCATACCGATCGTCTCGGTGATACCGTGGCAGAGATCGCCTTCGAAAAGGCGCACATAATTAAGGAGGGCTCCTTGGCCCTGGTCGGCGACCTATGTCCGCAAGCAAGGCCGGTCATCGAGGAGCGCACAAGAAAAGAGGGGTCTAAGCTGAAGGCTCTTGGTGAAGACTTCTTTCTTGTGGCTACGGCCAGTGCTTTTTCGGTCAAAGGGCTCTATGGCAACTACGAAGATCTCAAAACGAGCTTGCTTGGTGAACATCAGATGAAGAATGCCGCCTTGGCCCTTGTAGCCGCCGAAGCGACGTTGAATAGAGCGCTCGATATTGAGCTTACGAAAAGGGTCCTTAAAGACGCAAGGTCTCCCGGACGTCTCGAGATCGTTTCCGTAAATCCGACCATAATCTTTGATGGCGCCCACAATCCAGCCGGGGCAAAAGAACTCGTAAAATCACTAAAAAGCGGGTTTAAATATGATAAGCTTGAGTTCATACTGGCAATATTGGACGACAAGGATGTTGAAGGCATCTTGAGCGAACTCGCCTTGCTCGATGCCTCATTCATCTTGACCAAGAATAATAACCAGCGCTCTGCTCAGCCCGAGAGGCTGGCTCGCTCACTTCGCAAAAGAGAAGTCCTCTTTGCTCAAGACGTGGAATCGGCCATTGAGATGGCCCTGGCAAGATCGGCTTCTTCGGATGTTATATGCGTAACGGGATCGCTATCGACCGTCGCCGAAGCCAAGGCGGCCATCAGGAAAGGGGGCTCTTTTGGAAAGCAATCACGCTCCTTCGACCAAGGGTAA
- a CDS encoding PBP1A family penicillin-binding protein: MYQAKRVSKTDSKKRGTLRIKKFFFIAFLAFLALFSMGVGVLFGLAQELPRLEAQTQKATAQTSKLYDVNGKVIAGLHAEQNRVLIPLDDMPDDIKNAVIAIEDERFYKHIGFDPIRIIGALLADVKAGGRPVQGASTITQQYAKNMFLTADKTIERKLKELLLAYQLERRYNKDKILEKYLNTIYFGAGCYGIETASEAFFGKPASQMSLAESALLAGVIKAPNTYSPYKDSKRAKERRDLVLTQMRKLGFITKKEEAAAKATPIKVYELKMGSSKAPYFVEYVKQSLLDELGENAVFKGGLEIYTTLDLDMQTYAEEAILTALNKEGDPSAALVAIEPKTGYIKALVGGKDFSTQKYNLAIQGIRQPGSSFKTFVLTAAIDKGCSPSRIYESGPITFQMPGQDWNVTNYDGGSKGPITIRQATILSVNGVYARLIMDVGPENVVKMAKEMGIKTDLKPYPSIALGAQNVSPLEMASAYATLANEGVRCEPIAILKVLDSGGKVLKYNSIKQKDAVNPATAYLVTNILQDVIRAGTGRRASIGRPAAGKTGTAQRYQDAWFVGYTPDLAAAVWVGHPEGSIPMRNVHGIRVTGGSFPAQIWGKFMSNSLADTPKTAFAGPKGGVTSATICPESGFLPNEFCPNPTSGSFVKGTVPTKRCKLHVGLVLSDVAGMREEVAVSLLTEEKFLVKRSEEYSEGVEKGRVISQSPAAGTTLKEGSEVKIVVSLGPEEESG; the protein is encoded by the coding sequence ATGTATCAGGCAAAGCGGGTTAGTAAGACCGATTCCAAAAAAAGAGGAACCCTTCGCATAAAGAAGTTCTTCTTCATAGCGTTTCTGGCCTTTCTCGCCCTCTTTTCGATGGGGGTCGGCGTCCTCTTCGGCCTTGCACAAGAACTACCCCGCCTTGAAGCGCAGACGCAGAAGGCAACCGCCCAGACTTCGAAACTCTATGACGTAAACGGCAAGGTGATTGCCGGTCTTCATGCCGAACAGAATCGCGTTCTTATCCCCTTGGATGATATGCCAGATGACATCAAGAATGCGGTTATCGCCATTGAAGATGAACGGTTCTACAAGCATATCGGGTTCGACCCCATAAGGATAATCGGGGCGCTGCTCGCGGACGTCAAGGCGGGAGGCCGTCCCGTTCAGGGAGCAAGCACCATAACCCAGCAATACGCTAAGAACATGTTCCTGACGGCCGACAAGACCATAGAGCGCAAGCTGAAAGAGCTCCTCTTGGCTTATCAACTCGAGAGGCGATATAACAAGGATAAGATCTTAGAGAAGTACCTAAATACCATCTATTTCGGCGCCGGCTGCTATGGCATTGAGACCGCTTCGGAGGCCTTCTTCGGCAAGCCGGCCAGTCAGATGAGTCTGGCCGAATCGGCCCTCTTGGCCGGCGTCATCAAGGCACCCAACACCTACTCCCCTTACAAGGATTCCAAGAGAGCTAAAGAGAGGCGCGACCTTGTCCTGACTCAAATGAGAAAGCTCGGATTCATCACCAAGAAAGAAGAGGCGGCTGCCAAGGCTACCCCGATCAAGGTATATGAGCTCAAGATGGGGAGCAGCAAGGCCCCCTATTTTGTCGAATATGTAAAGCAGAGCCTCTTAGACGAGCTCGGAGAGAACGCGGTCTTTAAAGGTGGGCTCGAAATCTATACCACCTTGGATCTGGACATGCAGACCTATGCCGAGGAAGCTATCTTGACCGCCCTAAATAAAGAGGGGGACCCGAGCGCCGCTTTGGTGGCCATAGAGCCTAAGACCGGCTACATAAAAGCACTTGTTGGTGGGAAGGATTTCAGCACTCAGAAATATAACCTGGCCATCCAGGGAATCAGACAACCCGGTTCATCATTTAAGACCTTCGTCCTTACGGCCGCCATCGATAAGGGCTGTTCGCCGAGTAGGATATATGAATCCGGTCCGATAACTTTTCAGATGCCCGGTCAGGACTGGAATGTAACCAACTATGACGGTGGCTCAAAGGGGCCCATAACCATTAGGCAGGCGACAATCCTCTCGGTCAACGGGGTCTATGCCAGACTGATAATGGACGTCGGCCCCGAAAACGTTGTCAAGATGGCTAAAGAGATGGGGATAAAGACCGACCTTAAGCCCTACCCCTCGATAGCCTTAGGAGCACAGAACGTCAGTCCGCTCGAGATGGCTTCGGCCTACGCCACCCTGGCCAATGAGGGAGTCCGTTGTGAGCCGATCGCGATACTTAAGGTTCTGGACTCGGGGGGTAAGGTCTTAAAGTATAATAGCATCAAACAGAAGGATGCCGTCAATCCGGCCACCGCTTACCTGGTAACCAACATCTTGCAGGACGTTATAAGAGCAGGCACCGGGAGACGGGCAAGCATCGGCCGGCCGGCTGCCGGCAAGACCGGAACCGCTCAGAGATATCAGGATGCTTGGTTTGTCGGCTACACGCCAGATCTTGCAGCGGCGGTCTGGGTTGGACATCCCGAAGGTTCGATACCGATGAGAAACGTTCATGGCATCAGGGTAACCGGCGGTTCATTCCCGGCTCAAATATGGGGCAAATTCATGTCTAATTCTCTGGCCGATACCCCAAAGACGGCTTTCGCCGGCCCCAAGGGTGGGGTTACAAGCGCAACCATCTGCCCCGAAAGCGGCTTTCTTCCAAATGAATTTTGCCCGAATCCAACCAGTGGAAGCTTCGTCAAGGGAACGGTGCCGACCAAAAGATGTAAGCTCCATGTGGGCCTGGTCCTCTCCGATGTTGCTGGTATGCGGGAAGAGGTGGCTGTAAGCCTCTTGACCGAAGAGAAGTTTCTGGTCAAGAGAAGCGAAGAGTATAGTGAAGGTGTCGAAAAGGGAAGGGTCATCAGTCAAAGCCCCGCCGCCGGCACCACGCTTAAGGAAGGATCCGAGGTCAAGATAGTCGTCAGCCTCGGACCCGAAGAAGAGTCCGGTTAA
- a CDS encoding valine--tRNA ligase, which produces MSKNELSKGYEPNDVESKWYEGWLKEGYFTAEADPSKESFTIVIPPPNVTGSLHMGHALNNTIQDILIRKARMEGKAVLWLPGTDHAGIATQNVVEKELAKEGLTKEDLGRDGFIERVWKWKEEYGSTIIGQLKRMGCSCDWSRERFTMDELYSTAVKKVFVDLYQDGLIYRGNRIINWCPRCLTALSDIEVEHEDTEGYLWHIKYPVKGAKDHITVATTRPETMLGDVAVAIHPDDPRYKKYIGATLILPVVGREILVIADEAVEMGFGTGAVKVTPAHDMNDFEMGERHGLEMINIFTPNAKINEDGGAYLGLDRYSARKAILKDLEEAGFLDKSVSHSHTIGKCYRCHTVIEPYLSDQWFVKMRPLAEPAIEAVKEGRIVFSPRRWEKVYFDWMENIKDWCISRQLWWGHQIPAWYCECGAITVTLKTPSSCSTCGSSELIQDEDVLDTWFSSALWPFATMGWPSETEDLKFFYPTSVLSTARDIIYLWVARMNMMGLKFMGDVPYKTVIVHPTVMTIDGKRMSKSLGTGVDPLDLIEKYGTDATRFGLIIQSQAQDMRFSEEKLEMSRNFVNKIWNGSRLVIMNMEGYSRDLPPEFDFADRWILSKFSSLIEGVESDFKSYNLSHTAKRIYDFFWGEFCDWYLEISKESLYSIGEDGKTNLQRNTVQSVLWTIMESFLRLMHPFMPFVTEEIWARFEFSKESIMISDWPSSFEFKVDSKLEDDFELVQKIIVAIRSIRASFSIPPSKSIEVRIECEEDLLEGPFASMLSYIKTLANVETVKIGRGIEIPAKSAVAVEGPFEIHVLLEGLIDIDLEKERLSKRLGAIEDDLKVIGGKLKNQSFIEKAPKEIVAKEEAKEAELLYERDKLLGQLGQLGS; this is translated from the coding sequence ATGTCAAAGAATGAGCTGAGCAAGGGCTATGAGCCCAATGATGTTGAGAGTAAATGGTATGAAGGGTGGCTCAAGGAAGGCTATTTTACCGCTGAGGCGGATCCGTCAAAAGAGTCCTTTACCATCGTAATCCCCCCGCCCAATGTGACCGGATCGCTCCACATGGGTCACGCCCTAAACAATACCATCCAAGATATTCTGATAAGGAAGGCCAGGATGGAGGGGAAAGCCGTCCTCTGGCTGCCCGGCACGGATCATGCCGGTATCGCCACCCAAAATGTGGTCGAAAAAGAACTGGCCAAAGAAGGTCTGACCAAAGAGGACCTAGGCCGCGACGGCTTCATTGAACGGGTCTGGAAGTGGAAGGAAGAATATGGCAGCACCATAATTGGCCAACTGAAAAGGATGGGTTGCTCCTGCGACTGGAGCCGGGAACGTTTCACCATGGATGAGCTTTATTCGACCGCCGTAAAGAAAGTCTTTGTAGATCTTTACCAAGATGGTCTCATATATCGAGGCAACAGGATAATCAATTGGTGTCCCCGCTGCCTTACCGCCTTATCCGACATCGAGGTCGAACACGAGGATACCGAGGGCTACCTCTGGCATATAAAATATCCCGTCAAGGGGGCCAAAGATCACATAACCGTCGCGACCACCAGGCCCGAGACTATGCTCGGCGATGTGGCCGTGGCCATCCATCCAGATGACCCCCGTTACAAAAAATATATAGGCGCAACCCTGATTCTGCCCGTGGTAGGGCGTGAGATACTGGTCATAGCCGACGAGGCGGTCGAGATGGGATTTGGAACGGGAGCCGTCAAGGTCACCCCGGCTCACGACATGAACGACTTTGAGATGGGTGAGCGCCACGGCCTTGAGATGATAAATATCTTTACCCCCAATGCCAAGATAAATGAAGATGGCGGCGCCTATTTGGGCCTGGACAGATATAGCGCAAGAAAGGCAATCTTAAAGGATCTTGAAGAGGCTGGGTTTTTAGACAAGTCGGTTTCACACTCCCACACAATCGGTAAGTGCTACCGCTGCCACACCGTGATCGAACCCTATCTCTCGGATCAATGGTTCGTCAAAATGAGACCCTTGGCCGAGCCGGCCATCGAGGCGGTAAAGGAAGGCAGAATAGTCTTCTCCCCCAGACGCTGGGAGAAGGTCTATTTTGACTGGATGGAAAATATCAAAGACTGGTGCATCTCCCGTCAGCTCTGGTGGGGTCATCAGATCCCGGCCTGGTATTGCGAGTGCGGGGCAATCACGGTTACCCTCAAAACCCCATCGAGTTGCTCCACATGTGGCTCAAGCGAATTGATTCAAGACGAAGATGTCTTGGACACCTGGTTTAGCTCGGCTCTCTGGCCATTTGCCACCATGGGTTGGCCAAGTGAGACCGAAGACCTAAAATTCTTCTATCCCACCTCGGTCCTTAGCACGGCCAGAGACATCATATATCTCTGGGTGGCCAGGATGAACATGATGGGGCTCAAATTCATGGGCGATGTGCCCTATAAGACCGTGATCGTCCATCCCACCGTTATGACGATCGACGGAAAAAGGATGAGCAAATCGCTTGGAACGGGCGTAGATCCCTTGGATTTGATCGAAAAGTATGGCACCGATGCTACCAGATTCGGTCTGATAATTCAGTCGCAAGCCCAGGACATGAGATTTTCTGAAGAGAAGCTCGAGATGAGCCGAAATTTCGTCAACAAGATCTGGAATGGCTCACGGCTCGTCATCATGAATATGGAGGGCTACTCTAGGGACTTACCTCCAGAATTCGACTTTGCCGACCGCTGGATATTATCCAAGTTTTCCAGCCTCATCGAAGGGGTCGAATCCGATTTTAAATCATACAATTTAAGCCATACGGCAAAGAGGATATACGACTTCTTCTGGGGCGAATTCTGCGACTGGTATCTGGAGATCTCCAAAGAGAGCCTCTATTCCATCGGCGAGGATGGTAAGACCAACCTTCAAAGAAATACCGTTCAATCAGTCTTATGGACCATAATGGAGAGCTTTTTGAGGCTTATGCATCCCTTTATGCCCTTTGTAACCGAAGAGATATGGGCAAGATTTGAATTTTCGAAAGAGAGCATAATGATCTCCGACTGGCCTTCAAGTTTTGAATTTAAGGTCGATTCGAAACTGGAGGACGATTTTGAGCTGGTCCAGAAGATCATTGTGGCCATAAGATCGATAAGGGCGAGTTTTTCTATACCACCCTCAAAATCGATCGAGGTCAGAATCGAGTGTGAAGAGGATCTTCTGGAGGGACCTTTTGCCAGCATGCTCTCTTATATAAAGACCCTGGCCAATGTGGAGACGGTGAAGATAGGACGGGGCATCGAGATTCCAGCAAAGTCGGCTGTTGCCGTCGAAGGCCCATTTGAGATACATGTCCTTTTGGAGGGGCTAATAGATATCGATCTTGAAAAAGAACGCCTCTCAAAGAGGCTTGGGGCGATAGAAGATGATCTCAAAGTCATAGGGGGAAAACTCAAAAATCAGAGTTTCATCGAGAAGGCCCCAAAGGAGATCGTTGCAAAAGAAGAGGCCAAAGAGGCCGAACTTCTTTATGAGAGGGATAAATTGCTTGGCCAGCTCGGCCAGCTTGGAAGCTAG
- the tyrS gene encoding tyrosine--tRNA ligase produces MLSLEKQLEIILNGLEEVLPLEDLRAKLKRAIDKDQPLTVKYGVDPTSPDLHLGHAVPLRKLRELQDLGHKIILLIGDFTAQIGDPSLKSVTRPQLSADEVRENAITYTSQAFKILDETETVVDYNGRWFNEMNFSDVVKLTSKFTVARLLERDDFAKRYRENSPIGLHEFLYPVMQGYDSVMLKSDIEIGGTDQTFNMLAGRDLQKLYHQEAQVVLTLPILEGTDGVQKMSKSLGNQIGLTDPPNDMFGKVMSVPDSIMIKYFRLASTFSVEEIDRIEKGLKDETVHPAEAKRRLASNVVQIYHGREAGEAAEAEFDAIFKLGDLPSEIDEIIIDKGLFSDGKIWIVKLITHLGFAKTNGEARRLIEQGGVSLGDKVISSTDAEITVEGGEIIRVGKRRFARLVRDK; encoded by the coding sequence ATGCTAAGTCTCGAAAAGCAGCTTGAAATCATATTGAATGGACTCGAAGAGGTCCTGCCCTTAGAAGATCTCAGGGCCAAACTGAAAAGGGCCATCGATAAGGATCAGCCCTTGACGGTGAAGTACGGAGTCGATCCCACCTCGCCCGATCTTCATCTGGGCCACGCGGTTCCACTTCGAAAGCTTCGCGAGCTTCAGGACTTGGGTCATAAGATAATCCTTCTTATCGGGGACTTTACAGCCCAAATAGGGGATCCTTCTCTTAAATCGGTTACCCGCCCCCAACTCAGTGCGGATGAGGTGAGAGAGAATGCCATCACCTATACCAGTCAGGCCTTCAAAATATTGGATGAGACCGAGACAGTCGTAGATTACAACGGTCGCTGGTTCAACGAGATGAACTTCTCGGATGTGGTCAAATTAACTTCAAAATTTACCGTAGCTCGCCTTTTGGAGAGGGATGACTTTGCCAAGCGTTATCGCGAGAATTCACCCATCGGACTACATGAGTTCCTCTATCCTGTCATGCAGGGTTACGATTCGGTTATGCTCAAATCAGATATAGAGATAGGCGGGACCGACCAGACCTTCAACATGCTGGCCGGTCGTGATCTGCAGAAGTTATACCATCAAGAGGCTCAGGTCGTCTTGACTCTTCCCATCTTGGAGGGGACGGACGGCGTCCAGAAGATGAGCAAGAGCCTGGGCAACCAGATCGGTCTGACCGACCCCCCAAACGATATGTTCGGCAAGGTAATGTCGGTGCCAGACAGCATAATGATCAAATACTTCAGACTGGCCTCGACCTTTTCAGTCGAAGAGATAGATAGGATAGAAAAGGGCCTCAAAGACGAGACCGTCCATCCGGCCGAAGCCAAGAGGCGTCTCGCCTCAAATGTTGTCCAGATCTATCATGGCAGAGAGGCGGGCGAGGCGGCTGAGGCCGAATTTGACGCCATCTTCAAACTTGGCGATTTACCATCCGAGATAGATGAGATAATAATCGACAAAGGCCTTTTCTCAGATGGCAAGATATGGATAGTCAAACTCATCACCCACTTGGGCTTTGCCAAGACCAACGGCGAGGCGAGGAGACTGATAGAGCAGGGCGGAGTGAGTCTGGGCGATAAGGTGATATCATCGACTGATGCCGAAATAACCGTCGAGGGCGGAGAGATTATAAGGGTTGGCAAGCGGAGATTTGCCAGGCTTGTAAGGGATAAATAA
- a CDS encoding NGG1p interacting factor NIF3, giving the protein MKIKEIYDLALKMGMEADPRGKDEIDRLLSKAKKNFKKMEEGERAIFDQESLTNPYSDTRILFGDAQAEVKKLICGIDIEVGEVVLTDRLNEKGEGIDLLLAHHPEGRALAGLSEVMKMQADIWHREGVPINVADFLIDKRMKEVARSLMPVNHNRAIDAAKLLGIPFMNIHTPSDNMVTAYLQKGLDEAKPYTVKDVVDFLKNIDEYKEAARMGAGPTILIGDGDKRAGRVVVDMTGGTEGPEDIYEKLADAGVGTVVGMHMSDKLKKKAEKHHVNVVIAGHIASDNLGLNLILDEIEKRGVEVLACSGLVRVKRK; this is encoded by the coding sequence GTGAAGATAAAGGAGATATACGATCTGGCCTTAAAGATGGGGATGGAGGCTGACCCCAGAGGTAAAGATGAGATAGACCGGCTTTTGTCCAAAGCCAAAAAGAATTTTAAGAAGATGGAGGAGGGCGAAAGGGCTATCTTTGACCAAGAGAGCCTGACCAACCCCTACTCCGACACCAGGATACTCTTTGGAGACGCTCAGGCCGAGGTAAAAAAGCTAATTTGTGGTATCGACATCGAGGTAGGCGAAGTGGTTCTGACCGATCGTCTCAACGAAAAGGGCGAAGGAATAGATCTTCTTCTGGCCCACCATCCGGAGGGGCGCGCCCTTGCCGGTCTCTCAGAGGTCATGAAGATGCAGGCCGACATCTGGCACCGGGAAGGCGTGCCGATAAATGTGGCCGATTTTCTGATCGACAAGAGGATGAAAGAGGTAGCACGCTCACTCATGCCGGTCAACCACAACCGGGCCATCGATGCGGCAAAGCTTCTTGGCATCCCTTTCATGAACATCCACACACCTTCCGACAATATGGTAACCGCCTATCTTCAAAAGGGACTCGACGAGGCCAAGCCATACACGGTCAAGGATGTTGTCGATTTCTTAAAGAATATAGATGAGTATAAAGAGGCGGCCCGGATGGGAGCTGGGCCGACCATCCTGATTGGAGACGGCGATAAGAGGGCCGGACGGGTAGTGGTAGATATGACGGGAGGGACAGAGGGGCCCGAGGATATCTATGAGAAATTGGCCGACGCTGGAGTGGGCACGGTGGTCGGAATGCACATGAGCGATAAACTCAAGAAGAAGGCCGAGAAGCATCACGTAAACGTGGTTATAGCCGGCCATATAGCCAGCGACAATCTGGGTTTAAATCTGATATTGGATGAGATAGAGAAGAGGGGAGTCGAGGTTCTTGCCTGCTCTGGACTGGTTAGGGTCAAGAGGAAGTAA
- a CDS encoding copper-translocating P-type ATPase: MDESHEHSEISHNAHVDRAHKSDVDHSSHKGHGANHRGNMTKDLKNRFWVSALLTIPILLLSPLIQNLFGFSLVIAGSDLILFISSSAIFFCGGFPFLTGSVEELRRKDPAMMTLIALAISISYIYSLAVLLGFESEPFFFELATLIDIMLIGHYLEMKSIISAGKALEGLARLLPDTAHLIKGGKMTDIRTNDLKPGDRILIKAGERIPVDGLVLEGASYVDESMLTGESLPVKKEAGNKVVAGSLNGDGVMEVNLEKSGEGTYLNKVMELVREAQASKSRTRRLADRAARLLTFIAIISGSSTFIFWYLNGRSLSFAVERMAAVMVIACPHALGLAIPLVSSISGGLLAKKGLIIKDKAAFEEARGVTAVLFDKTGTLTEGTFEVISVNIIDDSFDETALIGLAAALEEKSEHPIAKAILKRALALSVRPSAAADAQVIKGVGIKGLVDGREVMLTSKRYAKEHNLTLANAEDEGAETLVYVIVSGRPAGVISLADRIRTESYRAIESLKAAGIKSFMLTGDNERVAKAVSAELALNGYFAEVLPHEKRDKVIELQAQGEIVAMTGDGINDAPALSTANVGIAIGSGTEIVALAADIILVKSRPSDVPLLISFSKKTFGKMIENLVWATGYNVIAIPLAAGLLIGKGILLAPATGAALMSLSTIIVAVNARRLSVER; this comes from the coding sequence ATGGATGAGTCCCATGAACACTCTGAGATAAGTCATAACGCCCATGTCGATCGGGCCCATAAAAGCGATGTTGACCATTCTTCCCACAAGGGGCACGGGGCTAACCACCGGGGCAACATGACCAAAGATCTCAAAAATAGATTCTGGGTATCCGCCCTTCTTACCATTCCCATACTACTATTATCCCCCTTAATTCAGAATCTATTCGGTTTTAGTCTTGTTATAGCCGGAAGTGATCTAATCCTTTTTATCTCCTCCAGCGCTATCTTCTTTTGTGGCGGCTTCCCTTTTTTGACTGGATCTGTCGAAGAATTGAGGCGAAAAGACCCCGCCATGATGACCCTAATCGCTTTGGCAATATCGATTTCGTACATCTACAGCTTGGCCGTGCTCTTGGGTTTTGAGAGTGAGCCCTTCTTCTTCGAGCTTGCCACCTTGATTGATATCATGTTGATAGGCCATTATCTTGAGATGAAGTCGATCATCTCAGCCGGAAAAGCCCTTGAGGGACTGGCCAGGCTGCTTCCAGATACGGCCCATCTGATTAAAGGTGGCAAGATGACCGATATCAGAACCAACGACTTAAAGCCCGGTGACCGCATTCTGATCAAGGCTGGCGAAAGGATCCCCGTCGACGGCCTCGTCCTTGAAGGCGCAAGTTACGTCGATGAATCGATGCTAACCGGCGAATCGCTCCCCGTAAAAAAGGAGGCCGGCAATAAGGTCGTGGCCGGATCGCTTAATGGAGATGGGGTGATGGAGGTCAACTTGGAAAAGAGCGGAGAAGGTACCTATCTAAACAAGGTTATGGAGCTCGTAAGGGAGGCTCAGGCCAGCAAATCGAGAACCCGCCGCCTAGCCGACCGGGCTGCTAGATTGCTGACTTTTATAGCCATCATTTCGGGCTCTTCCACGTTCATCTTCTGGTATTTGAATGGACGAAGCCTGAGTTTTGCCGTCGAGAGAATGGCCGCCGTCATGGTCATAGCCTGCCCACACGCCCTAGGTCTTGCCATACCGCTCGTAAGCTCAATCTCCGGGGGATTGTTGGCAAAAAAAGGTCTGATTATAAAAGATAAAGCCGCCTTCGAGGAGGCCAGAGGGGTAACCGCTGTCCTCTTCGATAAGACCGGCACCCTGACCGAAGGCACGTTTGAAGTGATCTCGGTGAATATTATCGACGATTCATTCGATGAGACGGCTTTAATCGGTCTGGCCGCCGCGCTCGAGGAGAAGTCGGAGCACCCCATCGCCAAGGCCATCTTAAAGAGGGCATTGGCCTTAAGCGTCAGACCGAGCGCGGCGGCCGATGCTCAGGTCATAAAAGGGGTCGGGATCAAGGGGTTAGTTGACGGCCGAGAGGTTATGCTGACAAGCAAGAGATATGCTAAGGAGCACAACCTAACCTTAGCCAACGCTGAGGATGAGGGGGCCGAAACTCTCGTCTATGTGATCGTCTCCGGACGCCCGGCTGGCGTAATAAGCCTGGCTGACCGGATTAGGACTGAGTCCTACCGGGCCATCGAGAGCCTTAAGGCTGCCGGAATAAAATCTTTTATGCTGACAGGGGATAACGAGAGGGTTGCTAAAGCAGTCTCGGCTGAGCTGGCCTTAAACGGTTATTTTGCTGAAGTGCTCCCTCACGAAAAGCGAGATAAGGTGATTGAGCTTCAGGCTCAGGGAGAGATAGTAGCCATGACAGGAGATGGAATAAATGACGCACCGGCCCTTTCAACGGCGAATGTGGGGATAGCTATAGGTTCGGGAACCGAGATTGTGGCCTTGGCAGCCGACATAATCCTGGTCAAAAGCAGGCCGAGCGATGTTCCCCTCCTCATCTCGTTCTCAAAGAAGACTTTCGGTAAGATGATCGAGAATCTGGTCTGGGCAACCGGTTATAATGTGATCGCCATACCGCTTGCAGCCGGCCTTCTGATCGGCAAGGGCATCCTTCTCGCGCCTGCGACCGGCGCCGCCCTCATGTCTCTCTCGACGATCATAGTCGCCGTAAATGCGCGCCGGCTTAGTGTGGAAAGATGA